CGCTGGACCATGACGAACCCATCGCCCTGGTTCCGCATGCCGGGGTGGTCGCGGCACGCAATGAGGAGTCGGGTTCCCCTATGGGGATGGAGCGGGTGGGCGAACGAGTGGCTGACCCGGCGGCTGACCCGGTGGCTGACCCGGCGGCTGACCCGGTGGCTGACCCGGTGGCTGACCCGGTGGGGTGAGGCTCCCGCCGAACCGTGCGTGTCGCTTGGAAGTCGGGCCTGCGGGGACTCCACGCGCGGACGGCTCGCCGGAGTCTCGCCCCACCGGGAGGGGGGGCCATGTGGGTGGATCGAGTGGGGTGAGGCTCCCCATGATCCGTGCGTGTCGCTTGGAAGTCGGGCCCGCGGGGACTCCGCGCGCGGACGGCTCGCCGGAGTCTCACCCCACCGGGAGAAGAGGACGGGCTGAGGGGTCTCCAAGTACGAACAGCCCGGGCGGCCTCCCATTCGCAGAACCTGCTGCTGGCCTTTGGGGCCCGGGAATGCTGGCATCGGGGCTGCGATGAACCGAATTCTCGTCCTGTTCGATTCCAAGACCGGCAACGTGGCCCGCATGGCAGCGCTCATCGCCGAAGGGGCGCAGTCCGTTCCGGACACCGAGGTGCGTGTCCGTTCGGTGGAGGATGCGGCCGCCGCCGCCGCGGATGTGCTGTGGTGTGACGGACTGGCGGTGGGCAGCCCGACGAACATGGGAATCCTGTCGTGGCAGATGAAGCGCTTCTGGGATGAAACGATGGGGGAGCACTGGATGGCTGTGGACGGCAAGATTGCCTGTGCCTTCAGCAGCGCTGGCGGCTGGGGTGGAGGGATGGAGTTGGCCTGCCAGTCCCTGCTGACGGTCCTGATGAATTTCGGCTTTCTGGTGTTCGGGGTGACGGATTATTCGGGACGTCACATGACCCTTCATTACGGTGCCGTTGCGGCGAAGGAGCCCCGCGAGGAGGAGACCCGCGAGTCCTGCCGGATCCTCGGCCGGCGCCTCGCCGAATGGACGGCGGCGCTGGTGCATGGGCGCCAGGACCAGCACCCGCTGCGCAAGTCCACCCCGCGCATGCCCCCGGGGTGAGCGGCTCCGCCCCGGGGCGCCGCGGGCCGGTTCAATCCCGAGGTTGACCCGGCCCCTCGAATCCGAGATCGGCGGCCGAAATTTCCCGGGTCGCCCGGCGGCGGCTCCCGCGATAGGGTTGGCGGATGTCTGAAACCAAGGCGGCCCGCCTGGCTGAGGATCCGTGGAGGGTCTTCAAAATCATGTCCGAGTTTGTGGATTCCTTCGACACCCTGTCGCACCTCGGCGCGGCGGTCACCGTGTTCGGGAGTGCGCGGACACGTCCGGACGACCCCTACTACAAGGCCACCGTAGCCCTGACGGAGGGGTTGGCGCGGCAGGGGGTCGCCACCATCACCGGCGGCGGCCCGGGCATCATGGAGGCCGCGAACCGCGGAACCTCGCATGTCAAGGGCGTGCCCAGCGTGGGCCTGAACATCGAGCTGCCCTTCGAGCAGAAGGGCAACCGCTACGCCAATGTCTCGATCAACTTTCACTACTTCTTCACCCGCAAGGTCTCCCTGGTGAAGTACAGCATGGGTTTTGTGTTCATGCCCGGTGGATTCGGAACGCTCGACGAACTCTTCGAGGTCGTGACCCTGGTCCAGACGCACCGCATCCCGTCCTTTCCCCTGATCCTGTTTGGAAAAGGCTACTGGCAGGGGCTGCTGGACTGGATGCGGGAGGTGCTGGAGCCCGGGCAGTTGATCTCGCCTGGAGATTTGTCGCTGTTGCGGGTGACTGACGATTCAGCCGAGGCGGTGGGATGGATCCTGGAGTACCGACGCAGCGTGGGCGTACCCGAGCAGGTGCCTGCGGCGTTTCGCTGAAGCGGCACGCGCCTTCCCGTTTCATACGCCCTGATTGAATGTACCGGTCCACGCGCTTCGAAAACGGATTGACCCTCCTGAGTGCCCGGCTGCCCCGCCGTGCCAGTGTCGCCCTCGGCATCTGGGTGGGGGTGGGCGGCCGTCATGAACCGGCGGCGGCCAACGGCATCTCCCATTTCATCGAGCACCTCCTGTTCAAGGGGACGGCACGCCGGAGTGCCGCGGAGATCTCCCAG
The DNA window shown above is from Verrucomicrobiia bacterium and carries:
- a CDS encoding TIGR00730 family Rossman fold protein, which translates into the protein MSETKAARLAEDPWRVFKIMSEFVDSFDTLSHLGAAVTVFGSARTRPDDPYYKATVALTEGLARQGVATITGGGPGIMEAANRGTSHVKGVPSVGLNIELPFEQKGNRYANVSINFHYFFTRKVSLVKYSMGFVFMPGGFGTLDELFEVVTLVQTHRIPSFPLILFGKGYWQGLLDWMREVLEPGQLISPGDLSLLRVTDDSAEAVGWILEYRRSVGVPEQVPAAFR
- a CDS encoding flavodoxin domain-containing protein, yielding MNRILVLFDSKTGNVARMAALIAEGAQSVPDTEVRVRSVEDAAAAAADVLWCDGLAVGSPTNMGILSWQMKRFWDETMGEHWMAVDGKIACAFSSAGGWGGGMELACQSLLTVLMNFGFLVFGVTDYSGRHMTLHYGAVAAKEPREEETRESCRILGRRLAEWTAALVHGRQDQHPLRKSTPRMPPG